One genomic window of Stigmatopora nigra isolate UIUO_SnigA chromosome 13, RoL_Snig_1.1, whole genome shotgun sequence includes the following:
- the LOC144206857 gene encoding E3 ubiquitin-protein ligase MSL2-like — translation MQTQILPGEAAMNPVNAAALYVSASRAVLQCDPRQPHTFSDMYTLMPFFRQSLACLVCGELVRDPWSAPHPGCPHHVCLGCRGQKVGRAACLRCRDATGFQEDKQLNLLVRLYRKLCVYVAHSGLLPCVSANAELMALLEEALVGPTEDAESSDPLDFCTKPVDGKPVEDGELVDESLMDSDLIDGGLMEDGDLEPDADSPHAPVEQLREPADLYLEPGECNGALLESLEPSSPELEVCELMEETPPPPTGLSVSDTATLELSLTTGPFTTGAFPTGAFTPAPGGRELEEGEVLLLSVEEVLQTLDPLQPPADAPQDRQAHMYLQLDAAHNYTQQHTDRTHASPAFPPPVLAPSPSSSRHKRKRSRSESDREQVKPLPIASILQGPPSPHAQHAAAPSFAAPPHAYSSLCNGAPSKPPRHHHHHHHHHHHPHHSHSKGARKHGEVSAKKKARSGSKSKERSKEQRLQLSGCLVPPPPPRPPYKKPVEKKGCKCGRATQNPSVLTCRGQRCPCYSNRKACLDCICRGCQNSYMANGEKKLEAFAVPEKALEQTRLTLGINLTSITAAAALRSPTGSGLRAGTLLNVATATGAPVATAFLSASSPPRDPAYEDSLELLIG, via the exons ATGCAAACCCAAATCCTCCCCGGTGAGGCGGCAATGAACCCGGTGAACGCGGCCGCCCTGTACGTGTCCGCCAGCCGGGCCGTGCTGCAGTGTGACCCGCGGCAGCCGCACACCTTCTCGGACATGTACACGCTGATGCCTTTCTTCCGACAGTCCCTGGCCTGTCTGGTCTGTG GTGAGCTGGTCCGCGATCCATGGTCGGCGCCGCACCCCGGCTGTCCGCACCATGTGTGTCTCGGGTGCCGGGGCCAGAAGGTGGGACGGGCGGCGTGCCTCCGCTGCCGGGACGCGACGGGCTTCCAGGAGGACAAGCAGCTGAACCTGCTGGTGCGGCTCTACCGGAAGCTGTGCGTCTATGTGGCCCACTCGGGGCTGCTGCCGTGCGTCAGCGCCAACGCTGAGCTCATGGCGCTGCTGGAGGAGGCGCTGGTGGGACCTACGGAGGATGCGGAATCATCGGACCCCCTGGATTTCTGCACAA aACCCGTGGACGGCAAGCCAGTCGAGGACGGTGAATTGGTGGACGAAAGCTTGATGGACAGTGACCTGATAGATGGCGGCCTGATGGAGGACGGTGACTTGGAGCCGGACGCCGACTCCCCGCACGCTCCTGTCGAGCAGCTGCGCGAACCCGCTGACCTCTACCTGGAACCCGGGGAGTGCAACGGGGCGCTCCTGGAGAGCCTGGAGCCCTCCTCACCAGAGCTGGAAGTCTGCGAACTGATGGAGGAGACGCCGCCCCCTCCGACGGGTCTCTCCGTTTCTGACACGGCTACGCTGGAGCTCAGTCTCACCACTGGACCCTTCACCACGGGCGCCTTCCCCACGGGGGCCTTCACCCCCGCACCTGGCGGAAGGGAACTGGAGGAGGGTGAGGTGCTCCTCCTCAGCGTAGAAGAGGTCCTGCAGACTCTGGACCCTCTGCAACCACCCGCCGACGCCCCCCAAGACCGCCAAGCCCACATGTACTTGCAGCTGGACGCCGCCCACAATTACACGCAGCAACATACGGACAGGACACACGCGAGTCCCGCCTTCCCCCCACCCGTTCTCGCTCCCTCGCCCTCGTCGTCGCGTCACAAACGCAAGCGCTCGCGATCGGAGAGTGACCGCGAGCAAGTCAAACCGCTCCCCATCGCTTCCATCCTCCAGGGGCCGCCGTCCCCCCACGCCCAGCACGCCGCGGCGCCCTCTTTTGCGGCACCACCGCACGCTTACTCGTCGCTGTGCAACGGGGCCCCGTCCAAGCCCCCccgccaccatcaccaccatcatcatcatcaccaccaccctcaccacAGCCACAGCAAAGGTGCGCGCAAGCACGGTGAGGTGAGCGCCAAAAAGAAAGCACGGTCGGGCAGCAAGAGTAAGGAACGCAGCAAAGAACAGCGATTACAGCTGTCGGGCTGTCTGgtgccgcctccgccgccgcggCCCCCCTACAAGAAACCCGTGGAAAAGAAAGGCTGCAAGTGTGGACGTGCCACACAGAACCCCTCAGTGCTCACCTGTAGGGGGCAGCGCTGCCCGTGTTACTCCAACCGCAAG gCGTGCCTGGACTGCATCTGCCGCGGCTGCCAAAACTCTTACATGGCCAACGGCGAGAAAAAACTGGAAGCATTCGCTGTTCCCGAGAAGGCGCTGGAGCAGACGCGGCTGACGCTGGGCATCAACCTGACCAGCATCACCGCGGCAGCCGCGCTGCGCAGCCCAACGGGCAGCGGCCTCCGGGCCGGGACCCTGCTCAACGTGGCCACGGCGACCGGCGCGCCGGTGGCCACCGCCTTCCTATCGGCCAGCAGCCCGCCCAGGGACCCCGCCTACGAGGACAGCCTGGAGCTGCTCATCGGCTGA
- the pccb gene encoding propionyl-CoA carboxylase beta chain, mitochondrial — protein sequence MMAAYGVARAGRGLFDSFKLSLRILTPIKHGSPTLPTNRYYSVTHLSVKERIEQKRKAALAGGGQKRIDAQHKRGKLTARERVQLLLDTESFVETDMFVEHRCSDFGMEQPQNKFPGDSVVTGSGRINGRLVYVFSQDFTVFGGSLSGAHAQKICKIMDQAMMVGAPVIGLNDSGGARIQEGVESLAGYADIFLRNVMASGVVPQISLIMGPCAGGAVYSPALTDFTFMVKDTSYLFITGPDVVKSVTNEDVTQEELGGAKTHTSVSGVAHRAFENDVEALLHLRDFFNYLPLSNQDAAPIRECHDSSERLVPALDTIVPFESTKAYDMLDIIHAISDEREFFEIMPDYAKNIVVGFARMNGRTVGMVGNQPKVASGCLDINSSVKGARFVRFCDAFNIPIVTFVDVPGFLPGTSQEYGGIIRHGAKLLFAFAEATVPKITIITRKAYGGAYDVMSSKHLRGDVNYAWPTAEVAVMGAKGAVQIIFRGKTNQAEAEAEYVEKFANPFPAAVRGFVDDIIEPSITRKRICRDLEVLASKKQVNPWKKHANIPL from the exons ATGATGGCGGCTTACGGTGTTGCCCGGGCAGGCCGAGGGTTGTTCGACTCATTTAAGCTGTCGCTAAGGATTCTGACACCGATCAAACATGGCTCACCGACACTGCCGACAAATCGATACTACTCGGTCACCCATCTGTCCGTCAAGGAGCGCATTGAACAGAAGCGCAAGGCAGCGCTGGCCGGAGGAGGTCAGAAGAGGATTGACGCTCAACACAAACGC GGAAAACTGACCGCCCGTGAGCGAGTGCAGCTCCTCCTGGACACTGAGTCCTTCGTGGAAACGGACATGTTCGTGGAACACCGTTGCTCCGACTTTGGCATGGAGCAGCCTCAAAACAAG TTCCCTGGCGACAGCGTGGTGACGGGAAGCGGCAGAATCAACGGTCGCTTGGTGTATGTCTTCAGTCAA GATTTTACCGTGTTTGGTGGCAGTCTATCTGGAGCTCACGCACAGAAAATCTGCAAG ATCATGGACCAGGCCATGATGGTGGGCGCGCCCGTCATTGGCCTCAATGACTCTGGAGGTGCTCGCATCCAAGAGGGTGTCGAGTCTCTTGCGGGATATGCCGATATATTTCTG agGAATGTAATGGCATCTGGGGTTGTCCCTCAAATCTCCCTCATTATGGGACCGTGTGCGGGGGGTGCCGTTTATTCACCTGCCCTGACGGACTTCACCTTCATGGTCAAG gACACATCTTACCTTTTCATCACTGGTCCTGATGTGGTTAAGTCCGTCACCAATGAAGATGTTACTCAAGAGGAGCTGGGCGGAGCCAAGACACACACAAGCGTATCAG gGGTTGCCCACCGTGCGTTCGAGAATGATGTGGAAGCGTTACTACACTTGCGGGATTTCTTCAATTATTTGCCACTCAGCAATCAGGACGCTGCGCCAATCAGGGAGTGTCACGACTCCAG TGAGCGTCTTGTCCCAGCGTTGGACACAATCGTCCCATTTGAGTCAACGAAGGCCTATGACATGTTGGACATCATCCACGCT ATATCGGATGAGCGTGAATTCTTCGAGATCATGCCAGATTACGCCAAAAATATTGTGGTTGGTTTTGCCCGCATGAACGGGCGCACGGTGGGCATGGTGGGTAACCAGCCTAAAGTGGCCTCCG GCTGCCTGGACATCAACTCGTCAGTGAAGGGAGCTCGCTTCGTGCGCTTTTGCGACGCCTTCAACATACCCATCGTGACCTTCGTTGACGTGCCGGGATTCCTGCCGGGCACGTCTCAGGAGTACGGCGGCATCATCCGACACGGAGCCAAGCTGCTGTTTGCGTTCGCCGAAGCCACCGTGCCCAAGATCACCATCATCACCAGGAAG GCTTACGGTGGCGCATATGATGTCATGAGCTCCAAACACCTGAGAGGAGACGTCAATTATGCTTGGCCCACAGCAGAGGTGGCAGTCATGGGCGCCAAG GGAGCTGTTCAGATCATCTTCAGAGGGAAGACAAATCAGGCAGAAGCTGAAGCAGAATATGTGGAAAAGTTTGCCAATCCTTTCCCTGCTGCAGTTAGAG GTTTTGTGGATGACATCATTGAGCCGTCCATCACCCGCAAGAGGATCTGCCGAGACTTGGAAGTTTTGGCCAGTAAGAAGCAGGTCAACCCATGGAAGAAGCACGCCAACATTCCTCTGTAA